DNA from Sphingomonas psychrotolerans:
CTCGATCGTCTATCCCAGGGACTTCCCGCGCGATGGCAGCGGCAAGCTCTATCTCTACGCCTATGGCGCCTATGGTCATGCGATCCCGCCGGGCTTCTCGACCAGCCGGATGTCGTTCCTCGACCGCGGCATCGCCTTTGCGATCGCGCATATTCGCGGCGGCGACGATCTCGGCCAGCAATGGTATCACGACGGCAAGCTCGACAAGCGCGAAAACACGTTCAACGATTTCGTCGACGTGGCCAAGGGGCTGATCGCGCGGGGCTTCACCCACCAAGGCGGGATCGCGATCGCGGGACGCTCGGCGGGCGGCGAATTGATGGGCGCGGTGGTCAATTCGGACCCCGATCTATGGGGGGCGGTGGTCGCCGATGTGCCGTTCGTCGACGTGCTCAACACGATGCTCGACGAGAGCCTGCCGCTCACCCCGGGCGAATGGCCCGAATGGGGCAATCCGGTCGAGGATCCCAAGGCGTTCGCACTGATCCGTTCCTATTCGCCCTACGACAATGTGCGGGCGCAGGCTTACCCCCCCTTGTTCATCTCGGGAGGGCTCAACGATCCGCGGGTGACCTATTGGGAGCCGGCCAAATGGGCGGCGAAACTGCGCGCCACGAAGACAGATGCGAACGTGCTGCTGCTCAAGACCAATATGGGCGCGGGACATGGCGGCAAATCGGGCCGCTGGGAGAGCCTGAAGGAATCCGCCGACGAGATGGCGTTCCTCCTGTGGCAGCTGGGGGTAGAGGGATAGGGCGCGATCGATCCTTCAATCCTCCCCCTCCGGGGGAGGATTTCCCTTCCCGCCTAGCGCCGCGCCCGCTGGGTCAGCCGGGCTTCGCGGTGGCAGGTATGGCAGAAGGCGAAGTCGAATATTTCGCTGAGGGCCCAGGTCTGGCTTTCCAGGTTCCATTCCGCCCAAGCGTCGCGCGTCACGGCCACGCTGCCGCACCGTTCGCACGCATATTCTACCCGAGGAGTACCGCCCTCTGCCATGCGCGCATCCTGGCATGGTTCGCGTCCGCTTCGGACGAAAGTGCCTCCGAAACGGAGATGTCTGTGCGGCCAACGGCGCGGATACGTTTTGGTTACCTCGCCCGCTTAACCTCGCGGGATGCGGCACTCCCCCGATTTCCACCGGCAGATACGCCGCACGCGCTGGCGTCGCCGCGCCCGTCTCGACTTCCGGGCCGCGTTGGTGGTCGTCGTACTTGTCGGTGGTGTGCTTGGACTGCGGCTAAGCGGCGAATGGCGCGGACCGATCGACGCGCCGCCGTCTGCGCTCCCGGACACAGTCGATCCATGGGCCGAATCGCGCAGGTCGGCCGAATTGCTCGAGGATCAGGAAGGTCCGCCGCGGATCCAGATTAGCGACAGGCGGAGTGCGAGCCCCGCTTCCGCGAATGTCTCCGCGCGGTTCGGCTTCTGCCACAGCGGCGGGGGAACCAATTGCGTGGTCGACGGCGACACCTTCTGGCTGGGTGGCGAGCGCATCCGCATCGCCGATATCGACGCGCCCGAGACGCATCCACCGCGCTGCGCCGAAGAAGCCCGGTTGGGCAGCGCCGCGACCGAGCGGCTGCAGGCGCTGCTCAATCACGGCCCGGTGACGCTGCAGATCGCCGATCGCGATACCGATCGCTACGGACGCAAGCTGCGTATCGTCACGCGCGACGGGCGCTCGCTGGGCGGGCAATTGGTCGACGAAGGACTGGCGCGCCACTGGACCGGGCGCCGCCAGCCCTGGTGCTGATTGCCCTGATCAGCCGCGCGGCTGCTGATCGGCGGGAACCGGGGTGAGTTCGTAGATGTCGAGCTGGCGGGAATCGGCCCCGGCGACCGCGAGCCGCCAGCGGAAGCCGCCGACGCGCTCGACGACGCCGACCATGTCGCGGGCAGGCTCGTTGCCATAACCCAGCGAATTGTCGCCCGGCCGGCGCTGGCGGGCGCCGAGAAAGACATACCGCTTCCCGTCCGGATAGAAATAGCCCGCTGCCGGATCGCTGCCGGTCTGCTTGACGAATGCGATCCCGTCGGCCGTGCCGGATATGAAGCAATAGTCGCTGGTCGAGCTGCGGACGGTGGCAGAACCACGCGGCGGCGTGCGCAGCCGCACCACGCGGCAGCGATAGGAGCCGGGGGTGAGGCTGGGCAGGTCGAGACCGGCGGCTGGATCGACCAGCTTGCCCTGCGCCGTCCGGACGCGGGGCGACAGTTTCGCGTGAAGGCCCGTCCAGCTCTTGCGCAGACCTTCCAGTCGCGTCTCGTCCTCAGGGCTGATCGAAGCGCGCCATGCAGGCGGCTCCTCGACCGTGACCGTGCTGATCAGCACCACCCGCGGCGGTGCCTTCGTCGCACAGGCGCCGAGCATTGCACATAACATAAGCGTGACGATGCGCCGATACATTGGCCACCCCTCGATCAACGTCCGGATTGTCGAAAACTATTGCCGAAAGATGAACGTCAAACGTTAACGAAGCGTAAATGGGACTGGAATCTTGCGCCGCAGCACGCGCGGCGCGCGACGGGTTGGTTGCCGCGCAGCTGTCGAGAAGCCGTCGACGTCCCCGAACCGCGCCGGGCGAGGGCCTATTCGGCGGCGCGCGCCTCGGGCTCGTCCTCGGCAATGTCTTCGGGGAGCGCCCATACGAGGTCGCCTTTCTGGAGCACGCGGCCGTCATGTGCCTGCACCGTCACCGGCGCGATCGGGCGGCGATCACGGGCGTCGACCAGCACCGGAAAAGCCGGCACGCAGGTTTCCCAGCGTTCGCCCCATTGCCGGAGCGCGATCATCGTCGGTAGCAGCGCATAACCCTTGTCGGTGAGGCGATATTCGATCTTTCGCCGATCCTCGGGGCAGGGCCGACGCTCGAGAATGCCCTTGTCGACCAGCCGTGCCAGCCGGTTCGCGAGGATATTGCGCGCGATGCCGAGCTCGGACTGGAACTCCTCGAAATGGGAGAGGCCGTTGAACGATCCCCGCAGGATCAGGAACGACCAGCGCTCGCCCATCGCTTCCAGCGCCGCCGGAAGGCTGCACTCTTTCGCCAGCTCGCGCAGCGACTCTCGGACCGCACCACCCATGACTGTATATCCTATCTCAATTCGCCGGCCCAAGAAACGGCATAACACATTGCGACGCAGCAATAGTTTCTGCTTGCAACTTACTTGTGTGTCAATTAGGTATTGATTCGCAACTGATGTTGCGCCCGGAAGTTCCCCAGGAGGACGACATGACCCGATATCTTGCCGTCGCGGCAGCTGCCGCGGCCACGCTGGCGCTCACCCCGGCGACCGGCTTCGCGCAGACCGCGCGCGGCTATTATACCGCCACGCCGATGACTTCGCCGGAGAAGAACAGCCTCGTCACGCGCTCGACGATCTGGAAGTGCGGCGAAGGCGTCTGCGTCGCTTCGAAAGCCAATGCCCGCGACAACATCGTCTGCGAACTCGTCGCGCGCGAAGTCGGCCAGCTCTCGTCGTTCCGCGCCAATGGCGCAAACTTCGACGCGGATGCGCTCGCCAGGTGCAACGCCAAGGCGCGCTAGGCCTCGAAAAACATTGCAATGCAGCAGCACGGGGCGCCATCTAGGCCCCGTGCTGCGTCAATATGAACTTGTAGATCGGGTCCTGTCCTACGACCCTGAAGCCGACGAGGCTTTGCTCAACCGCGCTTATGTCTTCTCGGTCAATGCTCATGGCAGCCAGAAGCGCGCCTCGGGCGACCCCTATTTCAGCCATCCGATCGAAGTCGCCGGCATCCTCACCGACTTGCATCTCGATGCCGAGACGATCGCCACGGCGATCCTCCACGACACAATCGAGGATACCGTCGCGACCCCCGAGGAGATCCGGCGGTTGTTCGGCGACAATGTCGCGCGGATGGTCGACGGCGTCACCAAGCTCTCCAAGATCGAGGCGCAGACCGAGAGCGAGCGCGCGGCGGAAAATCTCCGCAAGTTCCTGCTCGCGATGTCCGACGACATCCGCGTGCTGCTGGTCAAGCTGGCCGACCGGCTGCACAACATGCGCACGCTCCACTTCATCAAGAATCCGGACAAGCGCAAACGTATCGCCCGCGAGACGATGGACATCTATGCCCCGCTCGCCGAGCGGATCGGCATGTACGAGTTCATGAAGGAGATGCAGACGCTCGCCTTCCGCGAGCTCGAGCCCGAGGCCTATGAGAGCATCACCAAACGGCTCGAGAGCCTGAAGGTCGAGGGCGAGGACCGCATCGCCAAGATCGCCTCGGGGCTCAAGCTGCTGCTCGCGCGCGGCGGAGTCGACGGCGAAATCTCGGGGCGCGAGAAGCATCCCTATTCGATCTGGAAGAAGATGTCCGAGCGCCACGTGTCGCTCGAGCAGCTCTCCGACGTCATGGCCTTCCGCGCGATCGTCGAAAGCGAGGAGGCGTGCTACCGCGCGCTCGGGGTGATCCATCGCCGCTGGCCGATGGTGCCGGGGCGGTTCAAGGACTATATCTCGACGCCCAAGCGCAACGGCTATCGCTCGCTCCACACGACGATCATGCACGCCGGCGATACCCGCGTCGAAATCCAGATCCGCACCCGCGACATGCATGCGCGCGCCGAATTCGGCCTCGCGGCGCACTGGGCCTACAAGCAGGATTCGGTGCGGCCGGACACCCAGGTCAGCTGGATCCGCGACCTCATCGAGATCCTCGAGCACGCCGAGAGCC
Protein-coding regions in this window:
- a CDS encoding winged helix-turn-helix transcriptional regulator; the encoded protein is MGGAVRESLRELAKECSLPAALEAMGERWSFLILRGSFNGLSHFEEFQSELGIARNILANRLARLVDKGILERRPCPEDRRKIEYRLTDKGYALLPTMIALRQWGERWETCVPAFPVLVDARDRRPIAPVTVQAHDGRVLQKGDLVWALPEDIAEDEPEARAAE
- a CDS encoding CC_3452 family protein, with the translated sequence MTRYLAVAAAAAATLALTPATGFAQTARGYYTATPMTSPEKNSLVTRSTIWKCGEGVCVASKANARDNIVCELVAREVGQLSSFRANGANFDADALARCNAKAR
- a CDS encoding DUF4893 domain-containing protein, translated to MYRRIVTLMLCAMLGACATKAPPRVVLISTVTVEEPPAWRASISPEDETRLEGLRKSWTGLHAKLSPRVRTAQGKLVDPAAGLDLPSLTPGSYRCRVVRLRTPPRGSATVRSSTSDYCFISGTADGIAFVKQTGSDPAAGYFYPDGKRYVFLGARQRRPGDNSLGYGNEPARDMVGVVERVGGFRWRLAVAGADSRQLDIYELTPVPADQQPRG
- a CDS encoding thermonuclease family protein, whose product is MRHSPDFHRQIRRTRWRRRARLDFRAALVVVVLVGGVLGLRLSGEWRGPIDAPPSALPDTVDPWAESRRSAELLEDQEGPPRIQISDRRSASPASANVSARFGFCHSGGGTNCVVDGDTFWLGGERIRIADIDAPETHPPRCAEEARLGSAATERLQALLNHGPVTLQIADRDTDRYGRKLRIVTRDGRSLGGQLVDEGLARHWTGRRQPWC
- a CDS encoding RelA/SpoT family protein, which encodes MLRQYELVDRVLSYDPEADEALLNRAYVFSVNAHGSQKRASGDPYFSHPIEVAGILTDLHLDAETIATAILHDTIEDTVATPEEIRRLFGDNVARMVDGVTKLSKIEAQTESERAAENLRKFLLAMSDDIRVLLVKLADRLHNMRTLHFIKNPDKRKRIARETMDIYAPLAERIGMYEFMKEMQTLAFRELEPEAYESITKRLESLKVEGEDRIAKIASGLKLLLARGGVDGEISGREKHPYSIWKKMSERHVSLEQLSDVMAFRAIVESEEACYRALGVIHRRWPMVPGRFKDYISTPKRNGYRSLHTTIMHAGDTRVEIQIRTRDMHARAEFGLAAHWAYKQDSVRPDTQVSWIRDLIEILEHAESPEELLEHTRMAMYQDRIFAFTPKGELIQLPKGATPIDFAYAVHTDLGDQAVGAKVNGKVVPLRTEIEQGDQVAILRSKAQEPQANWLNFAITGKARAAIRRHIRHKERDETVALGRKLYDEIVQRLPTPAGEGALKDALKRLKLPDEGALMEAIARRKLTDGQVMEAVMPGSTEGAGDEMPSQARAIDIKGLTPGVAFNFSEDCRPVPGDRIVGVRRPGEPIEVHRIDCAGLGETDEEDWVDLTWGDRAEGGIARIAVTLKNEPGALGAVATLIGGQKANILGLRMDNRDTTFHTNAIDLEVRNATHLMRLLAALRAADVVNSVERA